Part of the Tolypothrix sp. PCC 7910 genome, GCAGTTAACACTGTCACTAGTTGGGGATTGAGCGATCGCTATACATGGCTTTCGGAATTCCAAGCTCGTAAAGATGGTGCAGCAGTTAGACCATTAGCATGGGATGCTGATCTGAAACCGAAACTGGCATGGAATGCGATCGCTAGAGCTTTTGATAATGCCCCTAAACGTTAAATTCCATATTTATACTGAATCCTGAAAGCTCTTATCAATAACTTCATGGTTTTGTAATCTAATTAGTATATACTACTGATACTGATAAGATAGTAGTCTTAATTTCAATAGTAATAATTAATGCCGAGATTCAGTAAGTAGTTGTTTACTTTAATTGCCTTGAACCTGCACTTTTGAAAAATTTTTGTTGGGATGAGCTATGGAATCAAGAGAATCTATTGATTTCGACTTTGGTCGTTATTTATCGATAGTGAAACGGCAATGGATACCGGCTGCGAGTATCTTTGCATCTACAGTGGCTCTTAGTGTTGTAGCAACAACATTTCTTAAGCCATCCTATGAAGCAGAAGGCAAATTATTATTTAAAACGCCCTCTTTTAGTGTGGTAGGAGCGGATCTATTACCTAGTGAATCTGAAGCGCGAGGAGATTTACGACCGTTAGTTTCCACTCAGAACCCCATCACTACTCAGATAGAAGTAATTACTTCACCTTTGTTGTTGCAAAAAACAATAGACGAACTGCAACTAAAAAATAATGAAGGTAAACCTTTAACAGCAGAAGCTCTGAAAAAAGCTTTAAATCTCAAAATTATTGGTGGCACAGACGTATTGCAAGTTAGCTATAAAAGCCGTAGCCCAGAAGAGGCAGCAGCAGTAGTTAACAATATTATGAATCTCTACTTAGAGAATGATATTCTTACCAATCGCGCTGAAGCCGAATCCACACGCAAATTTATGGCTAGGCAGTTGCCTAACAATAGAAGTGCTGTACAAGAAGCAGAAGCAGCACTACGTATATTTAAACAAAAATATAAGATTGTAGATTTGGCTGAAGAGACCCGTTCAGCAGTAGCAATTATTGGCAATTTAGACAACAACATTAACACTGCCAAAGCTGATTTAGATCAAGCGACAGCTCAAACCAATGAACTGCGTCAAAAAGTAAATTTAAATTCTCAAGAAGCTCTCTCTGCAAGTGCAGTCAGCCAGTCACCTGCGGTACAGGGAATTGTGACTCAACTGCAAGATATAGACAGACAATTAGCTACTGAACGCAGCCGATTCTTAGATGACAACCCAGTAATTATTAATTTAGAACAAAGGAAAGCAAACCTACAGGCACTTCTGAACAAAGAACTGAAGCAAACAGGTGCTGTTCAACCTAATTCTCAGCCAAAAACATTACAAATAGGAGAAACCAAACAAAATCTAATTAGAGATTTCCTCCAATCAGAAGTGCAGCGTCGAGGTTTTGAGCAAAAACTTACTTCGTTGTACAATTCTCGCTCTGTTTACGAACAACGGGTAAAAATCATACCCCAACTAGAACAACAACAACGCGATCTTGAACGCAGGTTGGAAGTTGCTCAATCAACCTACCAAACCCTCTTGAAAAAGGTTCAAGAATTGCAGTTAGCAGAAAATAACAATACACCCAACGCTCGGATCATTGCCAAAGGTTTAGTTCCTAAAAAGCCAACCCTAGGCCTCAAACCTTTCGTTTTGGTGCTAGGTGTTTTGTTAGGTGCATTTTTAGCCACCACTGCTGTAATCTTTCTAGAGACCAGAGATAGATCTCTGAAAACACTGAAAGAAATCAGAGAAATATTTGGCTACACCTTATTGGGTATAGTTCCCTCATCTACGAAAAAGATTCGCTCTCGTTATCGCGAAACAGAGATAGCCACTCAAGAAATTGCTGTCATAGATTCGCCTAATTCTTTAACTAGCGAAATTTACCGTATGATTCAGGCAAATCTGAGATTCCTGAGTTCAGATAAGGTACTGAAAACCATTGTGGTTAGTAGTGCAGTTCCCAAGGAAGGCAAATCTACAGTTTCCGCTAACTTAGCCGCAGCGATCGCGCAATTAGGACGCAAAGTCCTATTAATTGATGCCGATATGCGAGTTCCTACACAGCATCATATCTGGCAAATAACCAATACAGCAGGTTTAAGCGAAGTACTTGTAGGTGAAGCGGAATTCAAAACTGCTGCGTCTAACGTCATTGAGAATCTAGATGTTTTAACAGCTGGGGTTAGGCCTCCTAATCCACTAGCTTTGTTGGACTCTAAACGGATGGCGACATTAATTCAAGACTTTTCTAGCCAATATGACTTTGTGATTATTGATGCTCCACCCTTGTTGCTGGCTGCTGATGCTGTAACTTTAAGTCACATGACTGATGGAATTTTACTAGTAGCTCGTCCCGGAGTCATTGATTCTAACAGCGCTAATAATGCCAAAGAATTGTTACAGCGTTCCGGTCAAAACGTCTTAGGTTTATTAGTGAATGGCATCAATGAGAAAAATGAGTCTAGCAATGATTTTTATCATGCCAAGGAATACTTTAGTGCTGACACAGTCACAACAGAATCTGGATCTGGAATCAAGACTTGGAGCCAGAGATAATTTATCACATAGCTAGAAAACTTAGTTGCTAAGAAATCTCAGAGATTTGCACCTCTGGGATTTCTTTTTGAAAAGCGTTGGAAAGTTTTCTGGCTGGGTGCTATCTATCAAAATTTTGATGCATATAACGAATATCATTGCTGAAACTCTACTATTTTGTAGTTTCAGCTTTTTTATTGTTTGTATAAGTAATATTACTGGGTTGTAACCCATGTTTTAGCGAAAAGATAAGAAAACATAACTTTTGTAAGAGCGATCGCCTACACTCCTAAAAACTCCAAATTACCAGAATACTTGATAACAAGGGCTTTTAACTGCGAAAGCCGAGCAGCAATCACTGCCTTTACTTCTGTACCGATTTAACATCAAGCAAATATTCTTCTAGATTTTTGCGGAATGTATCATCATGAGTGGGAAGTCAATGTTGCGATTTAATCTTTAGGAATTGCTACCTAGTTAATGGTTAGCGCTAGTATATCTATGTCTTTTTTCGCAGTATAAATATGGCGCAAAATTTTTACGTAAATCCAAGTACAGGCAATGATAACAATCCTGGTACTCAACAAGCACCCTTTAAAACGATTACCAAAGCTCTCAAAGTTGCCACTCCAGGTACCAAAATTCAACTGGCAGAGGGTACTTACAATGCCACTACTGGTGAAGTTTTCCCACTAACTGTGGCATCTGAAGTAACGGTAGTAGGCAATGAAGCCAATAAAGGTAGCGGTATTTTAATTGAAGGTAGTGGTAACTACCTCAGCCGTACTTTTGCAGGTCAAAATGTCACATTTGTACTCCTAAATGGGGCACAACTCCGGGGTGTAACGGTAACAAATCCAGCTAGCCGTGGTTCTGCTGTCTGGGTTGAATCTAGTACACCGACAGTTGCCAATAGCACATTTACTCAATCTAAGCGTGAGGGAGTGTTTGCTACTGGCGATGCTAATCCAGTGATCCTCAGCAATGTGTTTTCTGAGAATGCTGCCAATGGTGTTTCCATAGCAAAAAATGCCAAAGGGCAAATTCAAGGTAACACCTTCTTCAAAACAGGTTTTGGCATTGCCATTAGTGATGCAGCCGCACCCACACTCATAGATAACAAAATTTCTGAAAATCGTTCTGGAATTGTCGTTTCTGGGACAGCACGTCCTGTGTTACGTAATAACTTCAGCGAAAAAAACACTGATGATGGTTTGACAGTGATTGCTAATGCCTTACCAGATTTAGGTAGTGCTAGTAGTCCTGGCGGTAACATCCTACGCAACAACGGTAAGTTTGATTTGCAAAATGCAGGTAGCAATAAATTGATATCTGTAGGAAATCAAATAGATCCGTCTAAAGTCAGCGGTAGCATTGAGTTTGCAGCTACTCCAGTAACACCAACGCCTACCCCAACACCCACCCCAACGCCTACACCAACACCCACCCCAACGCCTACACCAACACCCACCCCAACACCAACACCAACGCCAACACCAACGCCAACACCCACCCCCATACCAGTTCCAACACCTACCCCTATACCAGTTCCAACACCAACACCCACCCCAACGCCCACCCCAACACCTGCACCTACTGACTTAACCGATATCGGTAATCATTGGGCTGCTGCTTTTATTCGGGAATTGGTGAAACAGCAAATAGTTAGCGGTTTTCCCGATCGCACATTTAAACCTGATGCTACGATGACCAGAGCACAATATGCTGCTTTGCTAGTCAAGGCTTTTAACCCATCTCCAAACCGTGCTGCCACCAAATTCAAGGATGTACCAGCAGACTTCTGGGCATCTAAAGTAATTCAACAGGCATATCAAGGTCTATTCTTAGCTGGGTTTCCTGATGGTAATTTCCGCCCCAATCAAAATATCCAGCGTGTGCAAGTGATCGTCTCTCTGGTTAATGGGCTGGGATTATCTGCGGATGATGCAACAGCTTTCAAATTTGATGACCAAGCAAAGATTCCTGACTATGCCAAGGATGAAATAGCAAAAGCATTAGATAAGAAAATTATCGTCAATTACCCCAACCCCAAACAACTCAACCCTACCCGCGATGCTACACGCGCTGAGGTAGTGGCGCTGGTTTATCAAGCTTTAGTAGATGCCGGTCGTGTAGCGGCGATTAACTCGCCTTATATCGTGAGTGCTTGATTTTTTAACTTAGTTTTATAGGGTGGGCTGAAAAGCCTACCCTAATTGATTCATAAGTGCCGGATAATGCTGCAAGGATTACCCGCCGCAACTACATTAGCTGGTATATCTTTCACTACTACGCTACCAGCACCAATAGTAGTATTTTCACCAATTGTTACCCCTGGACAAATAATTGCACTGCCACCAATCCAGACGTTATTACCAATAGTAACTGGAGCAGCTAGCTCTCTACCAGAAAGTCGAATCTCCGGTGCTGTCGGATGGTAGGCAGTGTATATTTGCACATAAGGAGCGCACAACACATTGTCACCGATATGAACTGTATTGCAATCTAAAATTACACAGCCATAGTTCATATAAAATCCATCGCCAGCATAAATATTACTGCCATAATCACAGTGAAATGGCGGCACAATAGATACTTTTTTCCCTACCTTCCCGAATAATGCTTGCAAAATCTGTCGTCGTTGCTCTTGCTGTTCTTCTGTTGTAGCGTTGTAGATTCGTAAGAGACGACTGGCTTGCTTGTTCTCACTAACTAATTCTTGATCTTCTGCAAGATATAATTCGCCGGAGAGCATTTTCTGCTTTTCTGTTTTTTCCATAACAGAATTTTTAGATTTCAGGAAATAGGATTTATAGCATGGGGAAAATTTAAAATATTTTTAGATTTTCCTGCTGACTTGGCAATTTATAAGCTGGCTTGCTTATAAGCACTTTAGTCATGCCAATGCTGTCCCATTCATAACTAAATAGAGAGTTAACCGACAACTAGCTAATGGATGATTGTGACGACAGGCTAATAACTATATAATTCATCAAAATACGCCATAACGAGCTTTTCCCTGCCGTTTTGCACGGTACATAGCAATATCAGCATCCCGAAGTAGATTTTGTGGTTCTTCATAACCATGACCACTCAAGGCGATACCAATGCTAGCTGTGGGACATATTTGATATCCATTAATATTCAGTGGCACGCTTAAGGATTCTTGAATGCGTTTGGCTACATTAGTAGCATCTGTGACATCTTTGATATCTTCTATTAGTACAGCAAACTCATCACCGCCAAATCTAGCTACGGTATCACCACTACGTAAACATGATTCTAAGCGGCGAGAGATCGCTACTAAAAAATCATCTCCTGTTGAGTGTCCAAAGCGATCGTTAATTCCTTTGAAGCCATCTAAATCTAAAAATAAAACGGCAAAATTATAATCATTCCGCCGTCTGCTACGTTCGATTGTTTGTCTGAGACGATCTATAAACAAAACTCGATTGGGTAGTGCTGTCAACGCATCATGACAAGCATTACGCAGCAGTTGGGCTTCTATTTGCTTGCGTTTCGTAATATCCTGAAGAACTAAAACTGCACCACTAATATTCCCATCCACATCACGGATAGGTGCAACACAATCTCCAATGGGTACTTTTTTCCCATCCTTAGCCAGCAGGGTACAGTTATCCGGTAGATTTAGAACCTCTCCTGTTTGTATTGCTTGTGTAGCTAAATTATCTATTACTTCATCCATATCTTTATCAATTAAGCTGACAACTTCTACTAAGTCCTTACCATAGGCTTCTTCTTGCCTCCAACCTGTCAGTGCTTCCGCTACAGGATTCATCATTTGGATACGGCCATTGGCATAGGTGACAACTACTGCACAGCCCATACTATTAATAATCGCTGTCAGTCTCTGTCTTTCTTCCTCGAATTTCCTGCTGATTTGATGCTTGTAAATAGCCATTTCGACAGCAAAATGTAAGTCTTTTTCAGCACATGGTTTAAGAATATAACCGAAAGGCTCACTTAGTTGCTGTTGATGTAATCGAATATCTTCCGAATATTCCGTTAAATATAAAACGGGTATGTGGAAATGGTTTTGGATAACATCCACCATTTTGATACCATTGATATCCCTTGCTAAGCAGATATCAATTAATACTAAATGTGGGTTTGTCTCTGCTACTTTTTGGAGGACATCATCATCTGAAGCAGTAATTTCTGGAACGCAATATCCTAACTTCTGCAAACTATTTCTTATGTCTAAAGCTAGGACTTTTTCATCCTCAACAACTAGGATTTTGTGGTCGAACATGTTAGGCTAATCTGTTGGCTAAGGTTCCGATTTTATTTTCAGTCTCTACTCACTCTGAAAATCAATAATCCTATGATAATCAATCTCTAATCTACCTGTGTAGTTGCTTGACTAAAATAATTACTAAGTTTTCAATCATTGTCTTTTGCTTTTACTGATCCAGTTAATATCCAGTTGATAACGCAAGATACAATTGAGAAATGTAAATTACCATACAATTACAAAAAACCAAAGACATATTTTAGAAATGGAGAAATTCTTAATAAATAACAATTACTAATCTGGCAAACTGTACGTAAACTTGCTATTTATTTGTAGGTTAATAAAATCACTATCGCACCAAACAATATAAGTAATCTCGAAATATATCAAGCTATTACAAGCATTCGGTAGATTTAACTTTAAATATAGTTGTTTTTTTGATACAGTTTTTAGTCATTAGCTAACAATAGGCAATAAAGCTTTTTAATTACTGAACAATAAACTATAAATAGGTATACTAAATTACAATATGCAGCTTGTTTTACTGCAGTATTAATGATGAATTACTTAATGTAAATAGTTAAAATCCAATTAACTTGATGTATAAAATATATTTATAAAATTTTTTACTAAAAACTTCCGGAATATCTGCTTTCAGCAATGACAAAAGAGTAATAAGAAAACTAGCTGGCTGATAAACTGATTAATCGCAGATTTTGCTTCCTTATGGCGTGCAAAATAACTAGCTAGCAAAAAGCACTAACAAAGCCAAATTTTTTAGCAGTAGGCATGGAAAAGGAAACCATCAAGAGAAATAATTAAAAATTCTATAGGACAAATTTAAAAAGCTATAGCAGTCCTAATTGACTCATCAGAAAAAGAAGTGACTAAACCTAAATATTAAGACACAGAATCTTCTC contains:
- a CDS encoding diguanylate cyclase domain-containing protein → MFDHKILVVEDEKVLALDIRNSLQKLGYCVPEITASDDDVLQKVAETNPHLVLIDICLARDINGIKMVDVIQNHFHIPVLYLTEYSEDIRLHQQQLSEPFGYILKPCAEKDLHFAVEMAIYKHQISRKFEEERQRLTAIINSMGCAVVVTYANGRIQMMNPVAEALTGWRQEEAYGKDLVEVVSLIDKDMDEVIDNLATQAIQTGEVLNLPDNCTLLAKDGKKVPIGDCVAPIRDVDGNISGAVLVLQDITKRKQIEAQLLRNACHDALTALPNRVLFIDRLRQTIERSRRRNDYNFAVLFLDLDGFKGINDRFGHSTGDDFLVAISRRLESCLRSGDTVARFGGDEFAVLIEDIKDVTDATNVAKRIQESLSVPLNINGYQICPTASIGIALSGHGYEEPQNLLRDADIAMYRAKRQGKARYGVF
- a CDS encoding polysaccharide biosynthesis tyrosine autokinase, with protein sequence MESRESIDFDFGRYLSIVKRQWIPAASIFASTVALSVVATTFLKPSYEAEGKLLFKTPSFSVVGADLLPSESEARGDLRPLVSTQNPITTQIEVITSPLLLQKTIDELQLKNNEGKPLTAEALKKALNLKIIGGTDVLQVSYKSRSPEEAAAVVNNIMNLYLENDILTNRAEAESTRKFMARQLPNNRSAVQEAEAALRIFKQKYKIVDLAEETRSAVAIIGNLDNNINTAKADLDQATAQTNELRQKVNLNSQEALSASAVSQSPAVQGIVTQLQDIDRQLATERSRFLDDNPVIINLEQRKANLQALLNKELKQTGAVQPNSQPKTLQIGETKQNLIRDFLQSEVQRRGFEQKLTSLYNSRSVYEQRVKIIPQLEQQQRDLERRLEVAQSTYQTLLKKVQELQLAENNNTPNARIIAKGLVPKKPTLGLKPFVLVLGVLLGAFLATTAVIFLETRDRSLKTLKEIREIFGYTLLGIVPSSTKKIRSRYRETEIATQEIAVIDSPNSLTSEIYRMIQANLRFLSSDKVLKTIVVSSAVPKEGKSTVSANLAAAIAQLGRKVLLIDADMRVPTQHHIWQITNTAGLSEVLVGEAEFKTAASNVIENLDVLTAGVRPPNPLALLDSKRMATLIQDFSSQYDFVIIDAPPLLLAADAVTLSHMTDGILLVARPGVIDSNSANNAKELLQRSGQNVLGLLVNGINEKNESSNDFYHAKEYFSADTVTTESGSGIKTWSQR
- a CDS encoding DUF1565 domain-containing protein — encoded protein: MAQNFYVNPSTGNDNNPGTQQAPFKTITKALKVATPGTKIQLAEGTYNATTGEVFPLTVASEVTVVGNEANKGSGILIEGSGNYLSRTFAGQNVTFVLLNGAQLRGVTVTNPASRGSAVWVESSTPTVANSTFTQSKREGVFATGDANPVILSNVFSENAANGVSIAKNAKGQIQGNTFFKTGFGIAISDAAAPTLIDNKISENRSGIVVSGTARPVLRNNFSEKNTDDGLTVIANALPDLGSASSPGGNILRNNGKFDLQNAGSNKLISVGNQIDPSKVSGSIEFAATPVTPTPTPTPTPTPTPTPTPTPTPTPTPTPTPTPTPTPTPTPIPVPTPTPIPVPTPTPTPTPTPTPAPTDLTDIGNHWAAAFIRELVKQQIVSGFPDRTFKPDATMTRAQYAALLVKAFNPSPNRAATKFKDVPADFWASKVIQQAYQGLFLAGFPDGNFRPNQNIQRVQVIVSLVNGLGLSADDATAFKFDDQAKIPDYAKDEIAKALDKKIIVNYPNPKQLNPTRDATRAEVVALVYQALVDAGRVAAINSPYIVSA
- a CDS encoding sugar O-acetyltransferase, with translation MEKTEKQKMLSGELYLAEDQELVSENKQASRLLRIYNATTEEQQEQRRQILQALFGKVGKKVSIVPPFHCDYGSNIYAGDGFYMNYGCVILDCNTVHIGDNVLCAPYVQIYTAYHPTAPEIRLSGRELAAPVTIGNNVWIGGSAIICPGVTIGENTTIGAGSVVVKDIPANVVAAGNPCSIIRHL